A window from Hymenobacter volaticus encodes these proteins:
- a CDS encoding Pvc16 family protein has protein sequence MTTSLVKLLEQAYLLSPAWVKTYQPVIIPELPTDQMDIGYDVVGIYLYHTLEKKEYGNFPLPGKDLPTSRHLSMALTLYYQLTARHYSDVPDGSNAYDEQLLMSIAMKALHDYPFLDDSSTINSIKIFQGDLPDNQNRLKIFQQPIGSNEAVHNWTAGPAPMRWSAYYEVATVFLEPEEISSYSGRVLTYGNYVFTMGAPRITLSQNILPYYIPGDPSPREIKVQPAQAPASGALLLPESVVNFFGSGFTGDGLVLRLYHSRWTMHVIAAPTWSIGVQTDRLTMTIRETAIEEISGAVMDVLPGVYAVEVVVKRNMELPGGQVRVVSNSSNKFP, from the coding sequence GTGACCACTTCGCTGGTGAAACTGCTGGAACAGGCATATCTGCTTTCTCCCGCATGGGTGAAAACCTACCAGCCGGTTATCATACCAGAGTTGCCGACTGATCAGATGGATATTGGGTATGATGTGGTAGGGATCTATCTCTATCATACACTGGAGAAAAAAGAATATGGAAATTTTCCCTTACCAGGCAAAGACCTACCTACGTCACGCCATCTTTCAATGGCACTCACGTTATACTACCAGCTGACTGCAAGACATTACAGTGATGTGCCGGATGGAAGTAATGCTTACGATGAACAATTGCTGATGAGCATTGCCATGAAAGCATTGCATGATTATCCTTTTTTGGATGACAGTTCAACTATCAACTCAATCAAGATCTTCCAAGGGGACCTACCGGATAACCAGAACCGTTTGAAGATCTTTCAGCAACCGATTGGCAGCAATGAAGCTGTACATAATTGGACCGCAGGGCCTGCACCCATGCGTTGGTCGGCCTATTATGAAGTAGCGACTGTTTTCCTGGAGCCAGAAGAGATCAGTTCTTATTCCGGACGCGTGCTTACATACGGCAATTATGTATTTACTATGGGTGCGCCCAGGATCACGCTGAGCCAGAACATCCTTCCTTATTACATACCTGGTGATCCATCGCCACGGGAAATAAAAGTTCAACCCGCGCAGGCACCCGCGTCAGGTGCTTTGCTACTGCCCGAAAGCGTGGTGAACTTTTTCGGCAGCGGATTTACCGGTGATGGACTTGTATTGCGCTTATACCATTCACGCTGGACGATGCACGTAATTGCCGCACCTACGTGGAGTATCGGCGTGCAAACCGACCGGTTGACAATGACCATCAGGGAAACGGCTATAGAAGAGATCAGTGGTGCAGTGATGGATGTATTGCCCGGTGTGTATGCTGTTGAAGTAGTAGTCAAACGCAACATGGAATTGCCCGGTGGACAGGTGCGTGTGGTGAGCAACAGTTCCAATAAGTTCCCCTGA
- a CDS encoding IS3 family transposase, with amino-acid sequence MCQAFRRHSGRYGTCRLRAELQAQDYQVHSAHAGCARSACSAVTLVRTAHHKLRCSCARGPNRLLGQPAPTAPNRVWVGDITYLPRQGGGWLYLATWLDRCSRKVVGWDVRETMPEGLVSEALRRALAVWRPTAGLIVHSAQGSQYAATNFKALLAQHGAQQSMSQRGNCYDNAHAESFWSRLKTELLDGGSFPGLAEARLEISHYIAYYNAERRHSALGYRTPNYFETQLQTTSPFCPA; translated from the coding sequence GTGTGTCAAGCTTTTAGACGGCACTCGGGCCGCTATGGCACCTGTCGCCTACGTGCGGAGCTACAGGCACAAGACTACCAGGTCCATTCGGCGCACGCTGGCTGCGCACGGTCTGCGTGCTCAGCAGTCACGCTCGTTCGTACCGCGCACCACAAACTCCGATGCAGCTGTGCGCGCGGCCCCAACCGCTTGCTCGGTCAACCAGCCCCCACGGCCCCGAACCGGGTGTGGGTGGGCGACATCACGTATTTGCCCCGTCAGGGTGGCGGTTGGCTCTACCTAGCTACGTGGCTGGACCGTTGTTCGCGCAAGGTGGTGGGCTGGGACGTACGCGAAACGATGCCCGAAGGCCTGGTCAGCGAGGCGCTACGGCGGGCGCTGGCCGTGTGGCGACCCACAGCTGGGTTGATTGTGCATTCTGCCCAGGGTAGCCAGTACGCAGCCACTAACTTTAAAGCCTTACTGGCCCAGCACGGGGCGCAGCAAAGCATGAGTCAACGTGGTAATTGCTACGACAACGCCCACGCCGAATCGTTTTGGAGCCGACTCAAAACTGAATTACTCGATGGCGGCTCTTTTCCTGGCTTGGCCGAAGCACGCCTGGAAATCAGCCATTACATCGCCTATTATAATGCTGAGCGGCGTCATTCGGCTCTCGGCTATCGTACCCCCAACTACTTTGAAACCCAGCTTCAAACCACGTCTCCGTTCTGTCCGGCGTAG
- a CDS encoding phage tail sheath family protein produces MLAPTPAAGAALGLSLSGRPVADSGSFAVNWKNILGTLATTNTFRISVGGKEYVDVNLGAIVVGTQAALATAIKAAIENAYLAKGIAGITVTVSFIGPSAARRLQIQADSNGDVLIRQGNAAGGMTDLAVPLMLGTEQGGLEISGIANLRPAPTGSTIRAAIPGNITLFDGTAQSAFTAVTLESILLSNNTLVPQPVPVNLVTTLAGDMLSKDASPASKNDNSDGIREKLQLVAAAINNFVPPLGHAWPWRAEVWGYRLAIISKNSAADNLASAALAFTTAPAFPAAGFTNNVHYYALGTSGVGPLQILGVAGFDGTPPDSNTYDNAYASLDPEIDLFNLMVLAPVNGAVATVQQLYGNASVFCQKRRAFLLMDPDPAWVSASDAVAGVPGMRIGSVKDYSALFFPEITVSQDGLSKNIGPSGALAGLFARIDSTRGVWKAPAGTEADLRGITGLRQPFTDAENGILNPRAINTIRVFPNGIVNWGARTNQGDDDTPHDYKYIPVRRTALFIEESLYRGLKWVVFEPNDEPLWAQIRLAVGAFMHNLFRQGAFWGVRKNDAYYVKCDSETTTPDDINLGVVNIQIGFRPLKPAEFVVLYLQQMAGNTFV; encoded by the coding sequence GTGCTGGCTCCCACGCCCGCAGCTGGTGCAGCACTAGGATTATCACTTTCAGGCAGACCCGTGGCCGACAGCGGCAGTTTTGCCGTCAACTGGAAAAATATACTCGGTACGCTTGCAACTACCAATACGTTCCGCATTAGTGTCGGTGGTAAAGAATACGTGGATGTAAACCTCGGGGCCATTGTAGTGGGCACACAGGCTGCATTGGCTACGGCCATTAAAGCCGCTATTGAAAATGCTTACCTCGCCAAAGGAATTGCTGGTATTACCGTTACGGTTTCGTTTATTGGCCCTTCAGCTGCAAGAAGATTGCAGATACAGGCCGACAGTAATGGTGACGTACTCATCCGCCAGGGTAATGCCGCAGGCGGTATGACAGATCTCGCGGTGCCACTCATGCTTGGCACAGAACAGGGTGGACTTGAAATATCCGGTATTGCGAATCTTCGCCCCGCACCAACCGGTAGCACCATCCGCGCAGCCATTCCCGGAAACATCACGCTTTTTGACGGTACGGCACAAAGCGCTTTTACCGCGGTTACGCTTGAATCCATTCTTTTAAGCAATAACACGCTGGTTCCACAACCAGTACCGGTGAACCTTGTTACCACATTAGCCGGCGATATGCTAAGTAAAGACGCGTCACCTGCTTCCAAAAACGATAACTCGGACGGCATACGCGAGAAACTGCAACTGGTGGCGGCTGCCATCAATAATTTTGTGCCCCCACTTGGACATGCATGGCCGTGGCGTGCTGAAGTGTGGGGATATCGGCTTGCTATTATTTCCAAAAACAGTGCGGCGGATAACCTAGCCAGCGCAGCTCTTGCATTTACTACGGCACCGGCATTTCCCGCAGCAGGTTTTACAAATAATGTGCATTATTATGCCTTAGGTACATCAGGTGTCGGACCATTGCAGATCCTTGGTGTTGCAGGTTTTGATGGCACACCTCCTGACAGCAACACGTATGATAATGCATATGCATCACTGGACCCGGAGATCGATCTCTTTAATCTTATGGTGCTGGCGCCTGTTAATGGCGCCGTTGCCACCGTGCAGCAACTCTATGGCAATGCAAGTGTATTCTGCCAGAAACGCCGCGCTTTCCTGCTGATGGATCCTGATCCTGCATGGGTCAGTGCTTCTGATGCCGTAGCAGGGGTGCCAGGCATGCGCATTGGCTCGGTGAAAGATTACAGTGCCCTTTTCTTCCCAGAGATCACAGTTAGCCAGGATGGGCTCAGTAAAAATATCGGTCCCTCCGGTGCACTGGCGGGATTGTTTGCAAGGATCGATAGTACCCGGGGTGTATGGAAAGCACCTGCTGGTACGGAAGCGGACCTCCGTGGTATTACAGGATTACGACAACCTTTTACGGATGCGGAGAATGGCATTCTCAATCCAAGAGCCATAAATACGATCCGTGTATTTCCCAATGGGATTGTGAACTGGGGTGCTCGTACTAACCAGGGTGATGATGACACACCGCATGATTACAAATACATACCCGTGCGCAGAACAGCGCTTTTTATTGAGGAAAGCTTATACCGCGGTTTGAAGTGGGTGGTATTTGAGCCGAATGATGAACCACTGTGGGCACAGATACGGCTGGCCGTTGGTGCATTTATGCATAACCTGTTTCGCCAAGGGGCATTCTGGGGCGTGCGGAAAAATGATGCATACTACGTGAAGTGTGACAGTGAAACCACCACGCCGGATGATATCAACCTTGGTGTTGTAAATATTCAGATAGGTTTTAGACCATTAAAACCCGCTGAATTCGTAGTTCTCTACCTACAGCAAATGGCTGGAAATACATTTGTCTAA
- a CDS encoding transposase: MQGQKQFIDKEVTHFRLPKRVPAHNFYRRLAEFVDWRFLYEETKALYSHTGQPSLDPVVFFKLVLVGRLENLVSDRRLIEHCALRHSTVSRTRQLYPTVVFERLFDHVFAQCVAQGLVAGDTQTVDSTPVKANASLYSLCEMQPIETFIPCMQLAGESEPDAPSRPAAAVLDTPAHVLRRVAYRQAQHRTGHFGAGRPRARLVSNKTHYSPTDPEARISIKLGKARALNYLCSLAVDTADGVISYVQADLVDSRDSVHLPQLVTHLQQRLLAHSLPLQDLVADTNHSNGVNYALLEQQGVMPWIPVFGQYKPTVEGFAYDAQADCFTCPAGKLLPFKGYDKQREGGLQKLKWYKLGGQKQDVSFFCHDRKKEWDATR; this comes from the coding sequence ATGCAAGGCCAAAAGCAGTTCATCGATAAAGAGGTCACGCACTTTCGGCTCCCCAAGCGCGTGCCCGCACATAATTTCTACCGTCGGTTGGCCGAATTCGTCGACTGGCGCTTTCTTTACGAAGAGACCAAAGCGCTCTACAGCCACACGGGCCAGCCCTCGCTTGACCCGGTCGTCTTCTTTAAGCTCGTGCTCGTGGGGCGGTTAGAGAACCTGGTCAGCGACCGACGTCTAATTGAACACTGTGCCCTGCGGCACTCCACTGTGAGTCGTACTCGACAGTTGTACCCCACGGTCGTCTTTGAGCGTCTATTCGACCACGTCTTCGCCCAGTGCGTGGCCCAAGGCCTGGTCGCCGGCGATACCCAGACAGTAGACTCGACCCCGGTCAAAGCCAACGCCTCGTTGTACAGCCTCTGCGAAATGCAGCCGATCGAGACGTTCATTCCGTGCATGCAACTCGCCGGAGAATCAGAGCCGGACGCCCCGTCGCGGCCGGCGGCGGCCGTGTTAGACACGCCAGCACACGTCTTGCGTCGAGTGGCCTATCGGCAGGCTCAGCACCGGACGGGGCATTTCGGCGCTGGACGCCCCCGCGCCCGTTTGGTGAGCAACAAAACGCATTACAGCCCGACCGATCCGGAAGCGCGCATCTCCATCAAGCTCGGCAAAGCCCGAGCCCTGAACTACCTCTGCAGCTTGGCCGTCGATACCGCTGACGGCGTGATCAGTTACGTCCAGGCCGACTTGGTCGATAGCCGCGACAGCGTGCATTTGCCTCAACTCGTCACGCACTTGCAGCAGCGCTTACTCGCCCATAGCTTGCCCCTGCAGGACCTGGTGGCCGACACCAACCACTCCAACGGGGTGAACTACGCCTTACTCGAACAACAGGGGGTCATGCCCTGGATTCCGGTCTTTGGGCAGTACAAGCCCACCGTGGAGGGCTTTGCTTATGATGCCCAAGCGGACTGCTTCACCTGTCCGGCCGGCAAGCTGCTGCCCTTCAAAGGCTACGATAAGCAGCGGGAAGGCGGCCTACAAAAGCTGAAGTGGTATAAGCTAGGCGGACAGAAGCAGGACGTATCTTTCTTTTGTCATGACCGCAAAAAAGAATGGGATGCCACCCGATAA
- a CDS encoding integrase core domain-containing protein, translating into MQSRSRRGNCYGNAHAESFWSRLKTELLDGSFHDLSEARLEINHYSDYYNAERRRSVLSYLAPNHFETYFHLESQLYAA; encoded by the coding sequence ATGCAAAGTAGGAGTCGGCGGGGCAATTGCTACGGTAACGCTCACGCGGAATCGTTCTGGAGTCGACTCAAAACCGAATTGCTCGATGGCAGCTTCCACGACCTGAGCGAAGCGCGCCTGGAAATCAATCACTATTCGGACTACTACAACGCCGAACGGCGGCGCTCCGTCCTCAGTTATCTTGCTCCCAACCATTTCGAGACCTACTTTCACCTTGAGTCCCAACTCTATGCGGCTTAG
- a CDS encoding phage tail protein, producing MANTQFVVNALRFDAYKGFMFRLLINGNVVAGVSKVSPLIRKTDFVKHREGGDQSSSRLTPGISNFEPLTIERGVTHDKDFEEWAKLVWNLEGQTAMSLANFRKNLTLVLLNDQGSVAKAYNLYRCWVSEYQALGELDSNTASVVIEKITIQYEGFERDEDIVEPKEY from the coding sequence ATGGCAAACACACAATTTGTTGTCAATGCACTTCGCTTTGATGCTTATAAAGGTTTCATGTTCCGTCTTTTGATCAATGGTAATGTAGTAGCAGGTGTAAGCAAAGTGAGCCCGCTCATACGAAAAACGGATTTTGTCAAACACAGGGAAGGTGGCGATCAAAGCAGTTCACGACTGACACCTGGTATCTCGAATTTTGAACCATTGACAATAGAGAGAGGGGTGACACATGATAAAGATTTCGAAGAATGGGCAAAACTTGTATGGAATCTGGAAGGACAAACAGCGATGTCACTTGCCAATTTCCGTAAAAACCTCACGCTAGTATTATTAAATGATCAAGGTTCGGTAGCAAAAGCATATAACTTATACCGTTGCTGGGTTTCTGAATACCAAGCGTTGGGCGAATTAGACTCAAATACTGCATCTGTCGTGATAGAAAAAATAACGATCCAGTATGAGGGCTTTGAAAGAGATGAAGATATAGTTGAACCGAAAGAATATTAA
- a CDS encoding transposase encodes MTAKKNGMPPDKRRKYDAAFKAEALRRTGESRSTQAAARELGISPKLLYRWQQEQVVAEVGSVEVARDPEVHQLRAQLKRAEQELDILKKVLVIFGQSTR; translated from the coding sequence ATGACCGCAAAAAAGAATGGGATGCCACCCGATAAACGGCGTAAGTACGATGCCGCCTTCAAGGCCGAAGCCCTGCGCCGAACCGGCGAAAGCCGTTCAACCCAAGCCGCTGCCCGCGAGTTGGGCATCAGCCCCAAGCTACTATATCGTTGGCAGCAGGAGCAGGTAGTCGCGGAGGTGGGCAGTGTGGAAGTGGCCCGCGACCCGGAAGTACACCAGCTGCGGGCCCAACTCAAGCGGGCCGAGCAGGAACTCGATATTTTAAAAAAAGTTTTGGTCATTTTTGGCCAATCGACCCGGTGA
- a CDS encoding UpxY family transcription antiterminator: protein METIFKKKDLSITSKKWYVIVSRKLHYKKAASALEKLGLSFYLPLQRQLHYWSDRNKWVEVPIFNPYIFLFSDELERKNIFNSYNSFHFLSHNGKLVTVKEEEVEKVKLICKYSANIKVEQAPIRKGDLVEIIGGPLSGMNGYTFQENGKHRFLVQIFSLGQFASVDIDTNWLKVC, encoded by the coding sequence ATGGAAACTATTTTTAAAAAGAAGGATCTGTCCATAACCTCCAAGAAATGGTATGTAATTGTATCCAGAAAACTGCACTATAAAAAGGCTGCTTCAGCACTTGAAAAGCTAGGTTTATCCTTTTATTTACCCTTACAACGGCAGTTACATTATTGGAGTGATAGGAATAAATGGGTTGAGGTACCGATCTTCAACCCCTATATTTTTTTGTTTTCGGATGAATTAGAAAGAAAAAATATCTTCAATAGCTACAACTCCTTTCATTTTTTGAGTCATAACGGAAAGTTGGTTACTGTAAAGGAGGAGGAAGTCGAAAAGGTAAAATTGATTTGTAAATATTCAGCCAACATAAAAGTTGAGCAGGCTCCCATAAGAAAAGGAGACCTGGTTGAAATCATCGGAGGGCCTCTGTCCGGAATGAATGGATATACCTTTCAAGAAAACGGCAAGCATCGGTTCTTAGTCCAGATATTTAGTTTAGGTCAGTTTGCCAGTGTTGATATAGATACTAATTGGCTCAAAGTCTGCTAA